The Methanobacterium formicicum nucleotide sequence CAGGTTGCACAGGAAGGGGTACCCAATGGATTGGAGTACTACCATTTTGGTTTCCTTTCCAGTGTCTTCTGGGCCAGTGCAGGTCTTTTTTTCCGATACAATTGGATCAGGAGTTATGTTGTTAAGTTTCAATATGGGTTTACCTCAAATTAGTTTGTAAAATGATATGTACCTACCACTTAATTAACATTTTTTAAATACATTTCCCCCGGTTTCTAAATCTTCACCTTACTATGTGATAAGTAAGAGGGCATAATAATTGATAAGTAAGTATGTCAGGGAACAAACAAGTGTACCTTACAAAATTCATCCAGTTTACGTCTTAAACCTGAAAAGGCAAATTAAAACCTTCCACTGTAATCCAATTCACGGAAAGTGATTTTATATTCTGCCCCCTGACTGGAATCCATGCTTATTTCACCATCCAGCTGGATTACCAAACTGTTAACTAATCGCAAGCCAAGAGAGTGTGTTTTGTTCAAATCAAAATCTGGGGGCAAACCTATCCCATCATCAGCAACAGTTAAAACGAATTGGCCATTATTGTTTTCAAGCTCAATGGTTATTGAACCTTCGTTCTCTGGAAAGGCGAATTTAAGGCTGTTGGTCACCAGTTCGTTAATTATGAGACCTAAGGGTATGGCTGTCTCCATATTCAATTCAATTTCATCCATGTTTAAAATAAACTTTATATCACCAGTTCTACGGTTGTACGTACTGAAAATGTCCGAAACAAGCTTCTCGGTGTATTCTTTAAATTTGATGTGACTAAGATCACCAGCCCGGTACAGTTTTTCGTGGACCATGGCCATGGATTTAACTCGCCTTTGACTGTCCTGGAGAACTTCTTTAGTTTCCTCCTCATGGACGTAGAGGGTCTGGAGGTTGAGCAAACTGGAGATGATCTGCATGTTGTTATTCACTCGGTGGTGAATTTCCCTTAACAGGGCTTCCTTTTCACTTAAAGATGATAGTATCTTGTTTTCTGCTTTTTTTAGTTGAGTGATATCTGCACCTATTCCCAGTATACGTTCAACCTTCCCCTTCTCCAGGAAGGGTATGGCGTGGATTATAATATAATGTATATCACCATTTCCGTCTATAAATTTAGATTCAAATGGTTTAATCTCTTTTCCTTCCAGTATGCGGAACAATTCCCCCAAAATAGAGGACACATTCTCGGGAGGTATTGATTCCAATTCTGTGAATTTTTTACCCACTATTTCATCTTTTGACAACCCCATCATCTTAACTGTGGCCTCATTTACTTCCCTAATTACGCCATTCGTATCAAAAAGTATGTTGTAATCAGGGTTTTTTTCAAAAAGTTTTCGGTATTTCTCTTCACTTTCATTTAATTCCCGGGTACGTTCCTCCACCTTGTTTTCCAACTGAGCATAGGATACTTCCAGTGCCTTTCTGGCTTTTTTAAGTTCGGTGATGTCACTGTGCATGTAAAGATTGGCCATGTACTGGCCCTGATCATCATATAATGGAGAGGCCTGGGCTAATGTCCACAGTTTAGAACCATCTTTCCTACGGAATTCCGGGTAAAAAGCAATCCTTTCGCCTTCGGCTACTTTTTTTCTGGTCTCAACCAGAATATCTCTTTCATCTTCCGGTGTAAATTCAAAAATATTATGATTTTCCATCTCCTCTCTTTCATACCCCAACAATTCACACATTCTCTGATTAACATAAAGGATAGTTCCCTGGATATCTCCAACTACTATGCCCTCATGTGTGGTTTCTACTATGTTACGGTATTTTTCTTCACTGATGGCGAGTTTAATCTGTGTTTTCTCTATTTTTTCACTTATGAACACCGTTATCACACTGACTGAAACCAAGATAATGGCTCTTAACACTTCCTGAACAAACACATCTACAGGAGTAATTAACTCAGTAAGGAGTAAGAGTGATGCCAAAAATAATGACACTAATATTCCCTTTCTTTTCCACCAAAACGCCGCTAGTATAATGGGAATATAGTAAAACTGGGAAAATACTATTCCTTTTCCTAGAACAAAGTGAAAATAATAGGTTAACAGACATGAAATGAATATTAGAACTGATATAATAAAAATCCGAAATGAAGAACTTGATTCATCCAGATTAACCGGCAATTAAATAACCTCCATACCCCGATAATCATTTAATTTCCATTTCTTCTCTGTAAGGCAGTTTGAGATAAAATTTCACGGTTATGGATGATTTTTTTTAGGGATTCCTCTTTTAATTCTAAAATAGTTCTTAATTCAATCAATTCATCCATAAGTTCCTTTTTAGACCGGTTTTCATCCAATACTTGACCCCCCCTCGGATAAATTCAGTTTTAAACCGTGCTGGATTACAGTTGTCATTTATATATTTGTCACATAAGTTTATTTATTTTTTTCAGGATGTACTTCCGGATTATTTTTCAGCTGTTTCCATCTCTGAAAAAAATCAAAACAAAAATTATATATAGTTTTTGTTCTATACATATAGAACATTCGATAGGGATAGAACAATTAAGTGTGTAAAAAAAGACCCAATAAGGCCTTTAAATAGAAAATTTGTGAAATTCTGTGGTTAATTAAAAAAATAAGAGTAGAATAAGGAGGAAAATAAAATGGAAAAAGGAGAAGCATTAGATATGTTCTGTTACCAGTGTTCGCAAACTGCCCGTGAAACTGGATGTACCGTTGTTGGAGTATGCGGGAAACAGCCCACCGTAGCCCGTCTGCAGGACAACCTGTTATTCGCCATAAAGGGAATAACCGCCTACCTGTACCATGCCCGTGAACTGGGTTACACTGATGACGAGGTGGATGCCTTCCTAGAAAAGGGATTCTTTTCCACCCTGACCAACGTCAACTTCGACCCCCAGGAATTTGTAAAACTGGCCCTGGAAGCTGGTCAGATGAACATCAAAACCATGCAACTACTTAAAAAGGCCCACATTGATAATTACGGCGAACCAGTACCCACCGAAGTACC carries:
- a CDS encoding PAS domain S-box protein translates to MSLFLASLLLLTELITPVDVFVQEVLRAIILVSVSVITVFISEKIEKTQIKLAISEEKYRNIVETTHEGIVVGDIQGTILYVNQRMCELLGYEREEMENHNIFEFTPEDERDILVETRKKVAEGERIAFYPEFRRKDGSKLWTLAQASPLYDDQGQYMANLYMHSDITELKKARKALEVSYAQLENKVEERTRELNESEEKYRKLFEKNPDYNILFDTNGVIREVNEATVKMMGLSKDEIVGKKFTELESIPPENVSSILGELFRILEGKEIKPFESKFIDGNGDIHYIIIHAIPFLEKGKVERILGIGADITQLKKAENKILSSLSEKEALLREIHHRVNNNMQIISSLLNLQTLYVHEEETKEVLQDSQRRVKSMAMVHEKLYRAGDLSHIKFKEYTEKLVSDIFSTYNRRTGDIKFILNMDEIELNMETAIPLGLIINELVTNSLKFAFPENEGSITIELENNNGQFVLTVADDGIGLPPDFDLNKTHSLGLRLVNSLVIQLDGEISMDSSQGAEYKITFRELDYSGRF